DNA sequence from the Selenomonas timonae genome:
CATATCCCAACGATAACCGCCGAGGAGGCGAACGTTCTGTCCAACAACATTGTACTGCATGTAGACATCCTTTGGATTGCCGTACTCATCGCGGTCATTCCGCCCTATGCCAACGGCGATCTCGTCCGTTGCCTTGTACTCGATATAGGCCTCTTTCGTACCGATGCCGACAGCCGTATCATGTGTGCTGAGATGGTTGATCGGCGCTGCCGAAGCCGCCGTCGAAATGGAAAGACCAAGCACAGCAGCCAGAATTGCAATTTTCTTCATCGTAATTTCTCCTTTCCGATGTGGGTATATTATCCCTGTGCAGCGTTTGATATAACTTAACACGGGATTATTCTTTGATAAATCTTTAGCACCTGACGCTAAAAGAAGTGGCTCACAGGATCTGCTGCTTCGTCTCCAACGCCGAGAGTATGCGCTTCTCCTCCGCCATCAGTTCCTCTGCCGCAGTGAGCTGCATTGCGACCTGCTCGTACGAGGTACCGCCATAGGAGTTCCGTCCCGCAACGCAGGTCTCGGGGCGAATCGCCTCGTATACATCCTCTGCAAAGAGGTTCGACAGCTTCTGATAGTCCGTAAGCGGCAGATCTATAAGCCAGATGCCACGCTCGATGCAGAGTGCGACCGCCTGTCCGGAGACGCTATGTGCCTGACGGAAGGGCATTCCCTTCCGAACGAGGTAGTCCGCAAGATCTGTTGCATTCGAGAAGTCCGCCTCGACGGCGTGGCGCATGACATCCGCGCGCACCTTCATCCCACGGATCAGCTGTGCGTAGACGGCAAGGCTGAAGTTCACCGTGTCGATGGCGTCAAACAGCCCCTCTTTGTCCTCCTGCAGATCCTTGTTGTACGCAAGCGGAAGTCCCTTGACCGCAGTGAGCATCGCCATGAGATGACCGACCACGCGCCCCGTCTTGCCGCGCACGAGCTCGGAGACATCGGGATTCTTCTTCTGCGGCATCATGGACGAGCCTGTGCAGTGCGCGTCGTCCAGTTCCACAAAGGAGAACTCACGCGAGCACCAGAGGATGATCTCCTCCGAGAGACGCGAGAGATGCACCATGAGGATGGACGCCGCCGAGAGGAATTCGAGGATGTAGTCACGGTCACTGACCGCATCCAAACTGTTCGTATAGATGCGCTCAAAGTTCAGCTTCTGCGCGACAAATGCACGATCAATCGGCAGCGTCGTGCCCGCGAGTGCCCCTGCGCCGAGCGGCATGATGTCCGTCCGCGCATAGACGCCTTGAAAGCGCTCAAAGTCGCGCGTAAGCATACCGAAGTATGCCATAAGATGATGCGCAAAAAGGATGGGCTGGGCGCGCTGCAAATGTGTGTAGCCCGGCATGATGACATCCTTATTGGCTTGTGCGGATTCCACCAACGCGTGTTGGAGCTCGGCGATGTGACCGAGCACCTCCACGACGGAGCGGCGCACGAACATATGGGTATCGAGTGCCACCTGATCATTGCGGCTGCGCGCCGTATGCAGACGGCTGCCCGCATCTCCAATCGCATCGGTCAGACGCTTTTCGATATTCATATGAATATCTTCGAGCTCGACGCTGAATTCAAATGCGCCGCTCTCGATCTGTCCGAGGATATCTCGCAGCCCCTTGTCGATTGCCGCACGATCCTCCTCCGAGAGAATCCCCACCTTTGCAAGCATAGCAGAGTGCGCAAGCGATCCTGCAATATCCTCGCGGTACATGCGCCGATCAAAGGCGATGGACGCCTGAAACTCGTTGATCATCTCGTCCGTCGTCTTGGAGAAGCGTCCGCCCCAGAGCTTTTCGCTCATTACTTCTGCCCCTCCTGCATGAGTGCGCGCACCTTGAGCGGCAGGCCAAAGAGGTTGATGAAGCCCGTTGCATCCGCCTGGTTGTAGACATCGTCATGCTCAAAGGTGACAAACTCCTGACTGTAGAGCGAATATGGCGACGTTGCGCCCGCAGAGATGATGTTGCCCTTGTAGAGCTTGAGGCGCACCTCACCCGTCACAGTCTCCTGCGTGCTGTCCACGAATGCGGCAAGCGCCTCGCGCAGCTGGCAGAACCACATGCCATCGTAGACGAGCTCGCCATAGCGGATGGCAAGGCCTTCCTTGTAGTGGAAGGTGGCGCGGTCGAGGCAGAGATACTCGAGCTCACGGTGCGCGTAGTAGAGGATCGATCCGCCCGGATTCTCGTAGACGCCGCGCGACTTCATGCCGACGAGGCGGTTCTCGCAGATGTCGACGATACCGACGCCGTTGCGTGCACCGATCTCGTTGAGCTTCGTCAGTAGTTCGACCGCCCCCAGCTTCTCCCCGTTGACAGCGACAGGAACACCCTGCTCGAACGAGATGGAGACATACTCGGGTGCATCCGGCGCATCCTCAGGCGCACAGGAGATAAGGAACATGGAGTTCTTCGGCTCATTCGCGGGATCCTCGAGATCGGAGCCCTCATGCGAGAGATGCCAGATATTGCGATCCATGCTGTAGGTCTTGTTCTCCGTCGCAACTGGGATGCCATGCTTCTTTGCATACTCGATCTCCGCCGTTCGGGAGTCGAGATCCCACTCGCGCCACGGCGCGATGATCTGGAGATTTGGTGCAAGCGCCTTGACCGTCAGCTCAAAGCGCACCTGATCGTTGCCCTTTCCCGTCGCGCCGTGTGCAATCGCATCTGCACCCTCGCTCTTTGCGATGTCGACGAGAGCCTTTGCAATCACAGGGCGCGCAAACGATGTGCCGAGCAGATACTTCCCCTCGTAGACTGCGCCCGCCTTGAGTGTCGGCCAGACGTACTCCTCAAGGAATTCCTTCATCAGATCGACGATATGCACCTTC
Encoded proteins:
- the argH gene encoding argininosuccinate lyase, which produces MSEKLWGGRFSKTTDEMINEFQASIAFDRRMYREDIAGSLAHSAMLAKVGILSEEDRAAIDKGLRDILGQIESGAFEFSVELEDIHMNIEKRLTDAIGDAGSRLHTARSRNDQVALDTHMFVRRSVVEVLGHIAELQHALVESAQANKDVIMPGYTHLQRAQPILFAHHLMAYFGMLTRDFERFQGVYARTDIMPLGAGALAGTTLPIDRAFVAQKLNFERIYTNSLDAVSDRDYILEFLSAASILMVHLSRLSEEIILWCSREFSFVELDDAHCTGSSMMPQKKNPDVSELVRGKTGRVVGHLMAMLTAVKGLPLAYNKDLQEDKEGLFDAIDTVNFSLAVYAQLIRGMKVRADVMRHAVEADFSNATDLADYLVRKGMPFRQAHSVSGQAVALCIERGIWLIDLPLTDYQKLSNLFAEDVYEAIRPETCVAGRNSYGGTSYEQVAMQLTAAEELMAEEKRILSALETKQQIL
- a CDS encoding argininosuccinate synthase, translated to MAKQIKKVVLAYSGGLDTSVIIPWLKEHYDNCEVIAVCADVGQGEELEPVHDKALASGASKVHIVDLMKEFLEEYVWPTLKAGAVYEGKYLLGTSFARPVIAKALVDIAKSEGADAIAHGATGKGNDQVRFELTVKALAPNLQIIAPWREWDLDSRTAEIEYAKKHGIPVATENKTYSMDRNIWHLSHEGSDLEDPANEPKNSMFLISCAPEDAPDAPEYVSISFEQGVPVAVNGEKLGAVELLTKLNEIGARNGVGIVDICENRLVGMKSRGVYENPGGSILYYAHRELEYLCLDRATFHYKEGLAIRYGELVYDGMWFCQLREALAAFVDSTQETVTGEVRLKLYKGNIISAGATSPYSLYSQEFVTFEHDDVYNQADATGFINLFGLPLKVRALMQEGQK